Proteins from a single region of Nomia melanderi isolate GNS246 chromosome 9, iyNomMela1, whole genome shotgun sequence:
- the LOC116433524 gene encoding uncharacterized protein LOC116433524 isoform X1, with protein sequence MPRLRKDRGHKTRWGVQYYAAVRNAVFMIRTPPYVPPEPPPSLNKHECDTLYVCPQCKDRFHFRSSLEDHRVRKSWILGYWCQHCFMTVCNHEPKERSLCSVCSSLEREKRMYLKNRGLHKTQRFGSVQLFFNQCQFLAHLKAHSITNVNMSDLMLMPIPTNLTQNWDPEINIICEALMEHTFIKKVHIMDWLKDENIVSNWWQVTNKERKDDNDVVRSILKDYKGHCYFPPIEIPVEEQVYILNNKSVSNFYTNCSNSEMINTTENADKMKNSSSVDSTTLISDDNEIENEDTPCTVNDIAFVDCGPASNFFESESSVSNISKRRTTITTKSSKNLSNVSHITNVVVNKAKKVSATQWNSISSNTIMSYGNTMITPKFGEKDSSKCVISKKSTKNVIDKSNKGTTPMKLIRDGISMGKGSKRISEKNVSVIESVSKVEPDTSSCAIKTETCKNKLEKPKQNTPVVTVNSAQKFVTLQNTVHIDINKIINQLQPRVVGNKKIYLIGQDSKSIVVHNTDDKPSKKSVQLVPDANHENGVKNKVLSSDSSEIELIDKDVNKSVQTKPTESVAKKPQFIRNKIVCHNGQKYIIKQTPGAIKPSKSRSSVNRSMKKEYQAVLWKSTCSIPPLIPIKRSDTESLSTPERINSLHGDTSPLTPSPSPSELSSSSSCDVQSKQSILTTKSTLKTDASNSSNKSADVNMKERNSTDSVAPLTFYKGEDQNLYLDMKYHPQKPIYTIVDSASMIMKTKHEMLNEFFHLTYAELKKRYDHLQQLNSEILAVMDFVPDNMVKERLKKINILEHVLKHCMDKCSDKVEDSGTKDRQLEDWELEYNLSAEKTFCKACKKPRKPEYYIPGFSKSTKNDIYCSCYRHVCHQCDTYQGNSTRFVAHQTFHDKEKPYLCPDCYRKFLAFTSLEAHTWTSCFHPLKKRVLGCKICEIDGFRDMETVARHFAVMHSHNRIACEKCYIVLPSYTEYQKHHKEKHSDTDDEHPIRLVLCKLGRCIVRCEEYMLHMEKHLVVQRLIWFTCPFCTFIHVEAKRIMAHLQSEHLSQLFGIISPRVLWKILPPDIASSFLNGTQQSIKSSCLNEESSEDRTIMPKIVNTRTITSEVFERGTEEVVEYLPVTDSGQRPKVNKKFKAITKFFSEFNESLPKILEVRSIAEQSSSDASDSPINESAIESVKGMEDVAARKEVKTDTKRLNDLTESEHEISIEDIKLQLSPGNREVKDEHATEIDLSKLTTEPAQQDSSSYLRKDALLSTNKDAAKTDTIDQKPSCEIGDAKETEIRQTNDTFNNSSRLLKPPPLARIPQRVLEPEQTSKTEGRPKVFSRSQKTSRHFYQRIALNGPLKAKETVLNFFCPLCGDLINTSWSVVSSHFEQKHRQDCKLVVVNPTLVRMSQEFINDGYKDLLGNRKRKSDNASTNTKRRRRWTPKKYSEGRNANFAGIGLCVTQETAEDSEGKFRCKKCDQRCSNMIHLREHIATDHRIRGRYLICLECGDNFVVAPSLQMHLKAFHGIEDPIAYMAKNPSYAPDSIEDLDVEGKAIEANQCHVCMAVFENKAAVDKHLRVHGMAFLNRKRIEAQNAMKSPEKKNGTDEEKQVPEATTGPKVPVRKGKPAETILDKITATM encoded by the exons ATGCCAAGACTACGAAAGGACAGAGGACACAAAACCAGGTGGGGTGTTCAGTATTATGCAGCAGTAAGAAATGCTGTTTTTATGATACGGACACCCCCATATGTACCACCAGAACCACCTCCTTCATTAAATAAACATGAATGTGATACTTTATATGTGTGTCCACAGTGCAAAGATCG CTTCCATTTTCGAAGTAGCTTGGAAGATCACCGTGTACGGAAAAGTTGGATATTGGGATATTGGTGTCAACACTGCTTTATGACAGTTTGTAATCATGAACCTAAAGAGAGGTCATTATGTTCTGTATGCTCAAGCTTAGAACGTGAAAAAcgtatgtatttaaaaaacagAGGTTTGCATAAAACTCAAAGGTTTGGATCAGTCCAACTTTTTTTTAATCAGTGTCAATTTCTTGCACATCTGAAAGCTCATTCtattacaaatgtaaatatgaGTGACCTAATGCTAATGCCTATTCCAACAAACTTGACTCAGAATTGGGAtcctgaaattaatataatatgtgaAGCTCTTATGGAacatacatttataaaaaaggTTCATATAATGGACTGGTTAAAGGATGAAAACATTGTCAGTAATTGGTGGCAGGTAACTAACAAAGAGAGGAAAGATGATAATGATGTGGTTAGATCTATTCTTAAAGATTACAAGGGTCATTGTTACTTTCCACCAATAGAGATACCAGTAGAGGAGCAggtttatattttgaataataagtCTGTATCCAATTTTTATACCAATTGTTCCAATAGTGAAATGATTAATACTACAGAAAATGCtgataaaatgaagaattcttcCTCTGTAGATTCCACAACACTTATTTCTGATGACAATGAAATTGAGAATGAAGATACTCCTTGTACAGTAAATGACATTGCTTTTGTGGATTGTGGCCCAGCATCAAACTTTTTTGAATCTGAAAGTTCAGtaagtaatatttcaaaaagaCGGACTACAATTACCAcaaagtcaagtaaaaattTGTCTAACGTTTCTCATATAACTAATGTGGTTGTTAATAAAGCTAAGAAAGTTAGTGCAACACAATGGAACTCTATTTCATCTAACACAATCATGTCGTATGGTAATACAATGATAACACCAAAATTTGGTGAAAAAGATTCTTCTAAATGTGTTATTAGTAAAAAGTCAACGAAAAATGTAATAGATAAATCCAATAAAGGTACAACACCGATGAAACTAATTAGAGATGGCATTAGTATGGGAAAAGGAAGCAAAagaatatctgaaaaaaatgtatcggttaTTGAATCAGTTTCTAAGGTAGAACCTGATACTTCCTCATGTGCAATAAAAACCGAGACGTGCAAAAATAAATTagagaaaccaaagcaaaatacACCTGTAGTAACTGTTAATTCTGCCCAAAAGTTTGTTACACTTCAAAACACGGTACacattgatattaataaaattattaatcaattgcAACCTCGCGTCGTAGGCAACAAGAAAATTTACTTGATCGGACAAGACTCGAAGTCTATCGTTGTTCATAATACGGATGACAAGCCGTCTAAAAAGTCAGTTCAGTTGGTCCCCGATGCAAATCACGAGAACGGCGTGAAAAATAAGGTATTATCGTCAGATTCATCGGAGATCGAGTTAATCGATAAAGATGTGAACAAAAGTGTCCAAACAAAACCAACTGAATCTGTTGCAAAAAAACCGcagtttataagaaataagatTGTATGTCATAAtggacaaaaatatattatcaaacaaACACCAGGTGCTATAAAACCATCGAAAAGCAGATCCAGTGTTAACAGATCAATGAAGAAAGAGTACCAAGCAGTACTTTGGAAATCTACATGTAGTATCCCGCCATTAATACCTATAAAACGGAGCGACACAGAAAGCTTATCGACACCAGAAAGAATCAACAGCTTGCACGGTGATACCTCCCCTTTAACCCCTTCACCGTCACCATCAGAATTATCAAGCAGTTCCAGTTGTGATGTGCAATCGAAGCAATCCATTCTAACAACAAAGAGCACGTTAAAAACCGATGCTTCTAATTCGAGTAACAAGTCTGCAGATGTTAATATGAAAGAGCGTAATAGCACCGATTCGGTCGCCCCTCTGACTTTTTATAAAGGCGAGGACCAGAACTTGTATCTCGACATGAAGTATCACCCTCAAAAGCCAATCTACACTATTGTTGATTCTGCGAGTATGATCATGAAAACTAAGCACGAAATGCTCAACGAATTCTTTCACTTGACATACGCAGAACTGAAGAAACGATACGATCACTTGCAACAGCTTAACAGTGAGATATTGGCAGTAATGGATTTCGTACCTGATAACATGGTTAAGGAacgtttgaaaaaaattaatatcttggAGCATGTATTAAAGCACTGTATGGACAAGTGTAGCGATAAGGTTGAAGATAGCGGCACGAAAGATCGGCAATTGGAAGATTGGGAATTGGAATACAATCTCTCGGCGGAGAAAACATTCTGTAAAGCTTGCAAAAAGCCACGGAAGCCCGAGTATTATATTCCAGGATTTTCAAAATCTACGAAGAACGATATCTATTGTTCTTGTTATAGGCACGTTTGTCACCAGTGCGATACCTACCAAGGCAATTCAACTCGGTTCGTGGCACATCAAACGTTCCACGACAAGGAAAAGCCATATTTATGTCCGGATTGTTATCGCAAATTTCTAGCGTTCACGTCGCTGGAGGCTCACACGTGGACCAGCTGTTTTCACCCGTTAAAAAAGCGTGTCCTCGGTTGTAAAATCTGCGAAATAGACGGTTTCAGGGACATGGAAACTGTCGCCAGGCATTTCGCTGTCATGCACAGTCATAATAGAATCGCGTGCGAGAaatgttatatcgttttacCGTCGTACACCGAATACCAGAAGCATCACAAAGAGAAGCACTCGGACACGGATGACGAGCATCCGATAAGGCTGGTCTTGTGTAAACTCGGCCGATGCATTGTACGCTGCGAAGAATACATGCTGCATATGGAGAAACATCTGGTCGTTCAAAGATTAATATGGTTCACGTGTCCCTTCTGCACGTTCATCCATGTAGAAGCGAAACGGATAATGGCTCATCTGCAGAGCGAGCATTTGTCGCAATTGTTCGGGATCATAAGTCCTCGGGTGCTGTGGAAAATCTTGCCGCCGGACATTGCGAGCAGTTTCCTGAACGGCACGCAGCAGTCGATTAAGTCGTCCTGCCTGAACGAGGAATCTTCGGAGGACAGGACGATCATGCCTAAAATTGTGAACACCAGGACCATCACGTCCGAGGTGTTCGAGCGCGGAACCGAAGAAGTGGTCGAGTATCTACCAGTGACCGACTCCGGGCAGCGACCCAAAGTTAACAAGAAGTTCAAAGCTATCACGAAATTCTTCTCGGAATTCAATGAAAGTTTACCCAAGATACTCGAAGTCAGATCGATCGCCGAACAATCGTCGAGCGACGCTTCCGACTCGCCTATCAATGAAAGTGCAATAGAGTCCGTGAAAGGAATGGAAGACGTGGCAGCTCGGAAGGAAGTAAAAACTGATACAAAGCGTCTAAATGATCTTACAGAATCGGAACACGAAATTTCGATCGAAGACATCAAATTGCAACTTTCACCGGGCAATCGGGAGGTGAAGGATGAGCACGCAACAGAGATCGATTTAAGTAAGTTGACGACTGAACCGGCTCAACAAGATAGCAGTTCGTATCTTCGGAAGGATGCGCTGCTGTCGACGAATAAGGATGCAGCTAAAACGGATACCATCGATCAGAAACCATCATGCGAGATAGGCGATGCGAAGGAAACAGAAATAAGACAAACGAatgatactttcaataattcgaGTCGGCTGTTGAAACCTCCTCCACTCGCCAGAATTCCTCAGCGCGTTCTCGAACCGGAACAGACGTCAAAAACGGAGGGAAGGCCGAAGGTGTTCTCGCGCAGCCAGAAAACGAGTCGACATTTTTATCAACGAATCGCCCTGAACGGCCCACTTAAAGCGAAAGAAACGGTCCTAAATTTCTTCTGTCCCCTCTGCGGAGACCTGATAAATACGTCGTGGTCGGTCGTGAGTAGTCATTTCGAGCAAAAGCACAGGCAGGATTGCAAGCTGGTGGTGGTCAATCCAACGCTGGTGCGAATGTCGCAGGAATTCATAAACGACGGTTACAAGGATTTGCTGGGCAACAGAAAGCGCAAATCGGACAATGCCTCGACGAACACGAAGAGGAGACGAAGGTGGACACCGAAGAAGTACTCGGAGGGTAGAAACGCGAACTTCGCAGGAATCGGGCTGTGCGTGACGCAGGAGACCGCGGAGGATAGCGAAGGGAAATTCCGGTGTAAAAAGTGCGACCAGCGGTGTTCAAACATGATACATTTGAGAGAGCATATTGCGACCGATCACAGGATCAGAGGGCGATATCTGATCTGCCTGGAATGCGGTGACAATTTCGTGGTCGCGCCTAGTTTGCAGATGCATCTGAAGGCGTTCCACGGGATTGAAGACCCCATTGCCTATATGGCAAAAAACCCGTCCTATGCACCGGATAGCATCGAAGATCTCGATGTTGAAGGGAAGGCCATCGAGGCGAACCAGTGCCACGTCTGCATGGCTGTCTTCGAGAACAAGGCTGCCGTGGATAAACACCTCAGGGTTCACGGTATGGCGTTTCTAAATCGAAAAAGGATAGAGGCGCAGAACGCCATGAAGAGTCCGGAAAAGAAAAACGGGACCGACGAAGAAAAGCAGGTACCGGAAGCGACGACGGGACCAAAGGTACCCGTCAGGAAGGGTAAACCGGCTGAGACGATATTAGACAAAATTACT GCAACCATGTAG
- the LOC116433524 gene encoding uncharacterized protein LOC116433524 isoform X2, with protein sequence MPRLRKDRGHKTRWGVQYYAAVRNAVFMIRTPPYVPPEPPPSLNKHECDTLYVCPQCKDRFHFRSSLEDHRVRKSWILGYWCQHCFMTVCNHEPKERSLCSVCSSLEREKHSTTLISDDNEIENEDTPCTVNDIAFVDCGPASNFFESESSVSNISKRRTTITTKSSKNLSNVSHITNVVVNKAKKVSATQWNSISSNTIMSYGNTMITPKFGEKDSSKCVISKKSTKNVIDKSNKGTTPMKLIRDGISMGKGSKRISEKNVSVIESVSKVEPDTSSCAIKTETCKNKLEKPKQNTPVVTVNSAQKFVTLQNTVHIDINKIINQLQPRVVGNKKIYLIGQDSKSIVVHNTDDKPSKKSVQLVPDANHENGVKNKVLSSDSSEIELIDKDVNKSVQTKPTESVAKKPQFIRNKIVCHNGQKYIIKQTPGAIKPSKSRSSVNRSMKKEYQAVLWKSTCSIPPLIPIKRSDTESLSTPERINSLHGDTSPLTPSPSPSELSSSSSCDVQSKQSILTTKSTLKTDASNSSNKSADVNMKERNSTDSVAPLTFYKGEDQNLYLDMKYHPQKPIYTIVDSASMIMKTKHEMLNEFFHLTYAELKKRYDHLQQLNSEILAVMDFVPDNMVKERLKKINILEHVLKHCMDKCSDKVEDSGTKDRQLEDWELEYNLSAEKTFCKACKKPRKPEYYIPGFSKSTKNDIYCSCYRHVCHQCDTYQGNSTRFVAHQTFHDKEKPYLCPDCYRKFLAFTSLEAHTWTSCFHPLKKRVLGCKICEIDGFRDMETVARHFAVMHSHNRIACEKCYIVLPSYTEYQKHHKEKHSDTDDEHPIRLVLCKLGRCIVRCEEYMLHMEKHLVVQRLIWFTCPFCTFIHVEAKRIMAHLQSEHLSQLFGIISPRVLWKILPPDIASSFLNGTQQSIKSSCLNEESSEDRTIMPKIVNTRTITSEVFERGTEEVVEYLPVTDSGQRPKVNKKFKAITKFFSEFNESLPKILEVRSIAEQSSSDASDSPINESAIESVKGMEDVAARKEVKTDTKRLNDLTESEHEISIEDIKLQLSPGNREVKDEHATEIDLSKLTTEPAQQDSSSYLRKDALLSTNKDAAKTDTIDQKPSCEIGDAKETEIRQTNDTFNNSSRLLKPPPLARIPQRVLEPEQTSKTEGRPKVFSRSQKTSRHFYQRIALNGPLKAKETVLNFFCPLCGDLINTSWSVVSSHFEQKHRQDCKLVVVNPTLVRMSQEFINDGYKDLLGNRKRKSDNASTNTKRRRRWTPKKYSEGRNANFAGIGLCVTQETAEDSEGKFRCKKCDQRCSNMIHLREHIATDHRIRGRYLICLECGDNFVVAPSLQMHLKAFHGIEDPIAYMAKNPSYAPDSIEDLDVEGKAIEANQCHVCMAVFENKAAVDKHLRVHGMAFLNRKRIEAQNAMKSPEKKNGTDEEKQVPEATTGPKVPVRKGKPAETILDKITATM encoded by the exons ATGCCAAGACTACGAAAGGACAGAGGACACAAAACCAGGTGGGGTGTTCAGTATTATGCAGCAGTAAGAAATGCTGTTTTTATGATACGGACACCCCCATATGTACCACCAGAACCACCTCCTTCATTAAATAAACATGAATGTGATACTTTATATGTGTGTCCACAGTGCAAAGATCG CTTCCATTTTCGAAGTAGCTTGGAAGATCACCGTGTACGGAAAAGTTGGATATTGGGATATTGGTGTCAACACTGCTTTATGACAGTTTGTAATCATGAACCTAAAGAGAGGTCATTATGTTCTGTATGCTCAAGCTTAGAACGTGAAAAAc ATTCCACAACACTTATTTCTGATGACAATGAAATTGAGAATGAAGATACTCCTTGTACAGTAAATGACATTGCTTTTGTGGATTGTGGCCCAGCATCAAACTTTTTTGAATCTGAAAGTTCAGtaagtaatatttcaaaaagaCGGACTACAATTACCAcaaagtcaagtaaaaattTGTCTAACGTTTCTCATATAACTAATGTGGTTGTTAATAAAGCTAAGAAAGTTAGTGCAACACAATGGAACTCTATTTCATCTAACACAATCATGTCGTATGGTAATACAATGATAACACCAAAATTTGGTGAAAAAGATTCTTCTAAATGTGTTATTAGTAAAAAGTCAACGAAAAATGTAATAGATAAATCCAATAAAGGTACAACACCGATGAAACTAATTAGAGATGGCATTAGTATGGGAAAAGGAAGCAAAagaatatctgaaaaaaatgtatcggttaTTGAATCAGTTTCTAAGGTAGAACCTGATACTTCCTCATGTGCAATAAAAACCGAGACGTGCAAAAATAAATTagagaaaccaaagcaaaatacACCTGTAGTAACTGTTAATTCTGCCCAAAAGTTTGTTACACTTCAAAACACGGTACacattgatattaataaaattattaatcaattgcAACCTCGCGTCGTAGGCAACAAGAAAATTTACTTGATCGGACAAGACTCGAAGTCTATCGTTGTTCATAATACGGATGACAAGCCGTCTAAAAAGTCAGTTCAGTTGGTCCCCGATGCAAATCACGAGAACGGCGTGAAAAATAAGGTATTATCGTCAGATTCATCGGAGATCGAGTTAATCGATAAAGATGTGAACAAAAGTGTCCAAACAAAACCAACTGAATCTGTTGCAAAAAAACCGcagtttataagaaataagatTGTATGTCATAAtggacaaaaatatattatcaaacaaACACCAGGTGCTATAAAACCATCGAAAAGCAGATCCAGTGTTAACAGATCAATGAAGAAAGAGTACCAAGCAGTACTTTGGAAATCTACATGTAGTATCCCGCCATTAATACCTATAAAACGGAGCGACACAGAAAGCTTATCGACACCAGAAAGAATCAACAGCTTGCACGGTGATACCTCCCCTTTAACCCCTTCACCGTCACCATCAGAATTATCAAGCAGTTCCAGTTGTGATGTGCAATCGAAGCAATCCATTCTAACAACAAAGAGCACGTTAAAAACCGATGCTTCTAATTCGAGTAACAAGTCTGCAGATGTTAATATGAAAGAGCGTAATAGCACCGATTCGGTCGCCCCTCTGACTTTTTATAAAGGCGAGGACCAGAACTTGTATCTCGACATGAAGTATCACCCTCAAAAGCCAATCTACACTATTGTTGATTCTGCGAGTATGATCATGAAAACTAAGCACGAAATGCTCAACGAATTCTTTCACTTGACATACGCAGAACTGAAGAAACGATACGATCACTTGCAACAGCTTAACAGTGAGATATTGGCAGTAATGGATTTCGTACCTGATAACATGGTTAAGGAacgtttgaaaaaaattaatatcttggAGCATGTATTAAAGCACTGTATGGACAAGTGTAGCGATAAGGTTGAAGATAGCGGCACGAAAGATCGGCAATTGGAAGATTGGGAATTGGAATACAATCTCTCGGCGGAGAAAACATTCTGTAAAGCTTGCAAAAAGCCACGGAAGCCCGAGTATTATATTCCAGGATTTTCAAAATCTACGAAGAACGATATCTATTGTTCTTGTTATAGGCACGTTTGTCACCAGTGCGATACCTACCAAGGCAATTCAACTCGGTTCGTGGCACATCAAACGTTCCACGACAAGGAAAAGCCATATTTATGTCCGGATTGTTATCGCAAATTTCTAGCGTTCACGTCGCTGGAGGCTCACACGTGGACCAGCTGTTTTCACCCGTTAAAAAAGCGTGTCCTCGGTTGTAAAATCTGCGAAATAGACGGTTTCAGGGACATGGAAACTGTCGCCAGGCATTTCGCTGTCATGCACAGTCATAATAGAATCGCGTGCGAGAaatgttatatcgttttacCGTCGTACACCGAATACCAGAAGCATCACAAAGAGAAGCACTCGGACACGGATGACGAGCATCCGATAAGGCTGGTCTTGTGTAAACTCGGCCGATGCATTGTACGCTGCGAAGAATACATGCTGCATATGGAGAAACATCTGGTCGTTCAAAGATTAATATGGTTCACGTGTCCCTTCTGCACGTTCATCCATGTAGAAGCGAAACGGATAATGGCTCATCTGCAGAGCGAGCATTTGTCGCAATTGTTCGGGATCATAAGTCCTCGGGTGCTGTGGAAAATCTTGCCGCCGGACATTGCGAGCAGTTTCCTGAACGGCACGCAGCAGTCGATTAAGTCGTCCTGCCTGAACGAGGAATCTTCGGAGGACAGGACGATCATGCCTAAAATTGTGAACACCAGGACCATCACGTCCGAGGTGTTCGAGCGCGGAACCGAAGAAGTGGTCGAGTATCTACCAGTGACCGACTCCGGGCAGCGACCCAAAGTTAACAAGAAGTTCAAAGCTATCACGAAATTCTTCTCGGAATTCAATGAAAGTTTACCCAAGATACTCGAAGTCAGATCGATCGCCGAACAATCGTCGAGCGACGCTTCCGACTCGCCTATCAATGAAAGTGCAATAGAGTCCGTGAAAGGAATGGAAGACGTGGCAGCTCGGAAGGAAGTAAAAACTGATACAAAGCGTCTAAATGATCTTACAGAATCGGAACACGAAATTTCGATCGAAGACATCAAATTGCAACTTTCACCGGGCAATCGGGAGGTGAAGGATGAGCACGCAACAGAGATCGATTTAAGTAAGTTGACGACTGAACCGGCTCAACAAGATAGCAGTTCGTATCTTCGGAAGGATGCGCTGCTGTCGACGAATAAGGATGCAGCTAAAACGGATACCATCGATCAGAAACCATCATGCGAGATAGGCGATGCGAAGGAAACAGAAATAAGACAAACGAatgatactttcaataattcgaGTCGGCTGTTGAAACCTCCTCCACTCGCCAGAATTCCTCAGCGCGTTCTCGAACCGGAACAGACGTCAAAAACGGAGGGAAGGCCGAAGGTGTTCTCGCGCAGCCAGAAAACGAGTCGACATTTTTATCAACGAATCGCCCTGAACGGCCCACTTAAAGCGAAAGAAACGGTCCTAAATTTCTTCTGTCCCCTCTGCGGAGACCTGATAAATACGTCGTGGTCGGTCGTGAGTAGTCATTTCGAGCAAAAGCACAGGCAGGATTGCAAGCTGGTGGTGGTCAATCCAACGCTGGTGCGAATGTCGCAGGAATTCATAAACGACGGTTACAAGGATTTGCTGGGCAACAGAAAGCGCAAATCGGACAATGCCTCGACGAACACGAAGAGGAGACGAAGGTGGACACCGAAGAAGTACTCGGAGGGTAGAAACGCGAACTTCGCAGGAATCGGGCTGTGCGTGACGCAGGAGACCGCGGAGGATAGCGAAGGGAAATTCCGGTGTAAAAAGTGCGACCAGCGGTGTTCAAACATGATACATTTGAGAGAGCATATTGCGACCGATCACAGGATCAGAGGGCGATATCTGATCTGCCTGGAATGCGGTGACAATTTCGTGGTCGCGCCTAGTTTGCAGATGCATCTGAAGGCGTTCCACGGGATTGAAGACCCCATTGCCTATATGGCAAAAAACCCGTCCTATGCACCGGATAGCATCGAAGATCTCGATGTTGAAGGGAAGGCCATCGAGGCGAACCAGTGCCACGTCTGCATGGCTGTCTTCGAGAACAAGGCTGCCGTGGATAAACACCTCAGGGTTCACGGTATGGCGTTTCTAAATCGAAAAAGGATAGAGGCGCAGAACGCCATGAAGAGTCCGGAAAAGAAAAACGGGACCGACGAAGAAAAGCAGGTACCGGAAGCGACGACGGGACCAAAGGTACCCGTCAGGAAGGGTAAACCGGCTGAGACGATATTAGACAAAATTACT GCAACCATGTAG
- the LOC116433527 gene encoding uncharacterized protein LOC116433527 — protein sequence MSFHDFNKFTGQLKQSTQSQPLYPLSPQPLDKREPRAMMFDSKKTKPVSTSLSKSNYSTVPAKIKELQKRYQADLSVPSYLLAGKRDVLLFRFTVALTTFGFFANLYKWYQIEKKGN from the exons ATGTCGTTTCATGATTTTAATAAGTTTACTGGTCAGTTGAAACAGTCTACCCAGTCTCAACCTCTTTATCCATTA AGTCCTCAACCATTAGATAAGAGAGAGCCAAGAGCCATGATGTTCGATTCTAAAAAAACTAAACCAGTATCTACTTCGTTGAGTAAAAGCAACTACTCTACAGTACCcgcaaaaataaaagaacttcAGAAAAGATACCAG GCTGATCTGTCAGTACCTTCCTACCTATTGGCAGGTAAAAGAGATGTGCTTTTGTTCCGGTTTACAGTTGCACTCACTACGTTTGGCTTTTTTGCAAATTTGTATAAGTGGTATCAGATTGAAAAGAAAGGCAACTAG